A single region of the Ancylobacter novellus DSM 506 genome encodes:
- a CDS encoding DNA polymerase III subunit delta', with translation MSEAAPEGDRFGTAPAPRERTRLIGHEEAQTMVRAAWDAGRLPHALLLGGAEGIGKATLAYTIARFVLSGGAAPAHSLTVDPSHPAARQVAALSHPDLLVLRRVPNDSGKLPSMIPAEQVRKVRSFFGSTAALGGWRVCIVDTLDEMNAQGANALLKTLEEPPSRSLFLLVSHAPGRLLPTIRSRCRMVPLRALTGEEVVAALEDLADVLPDLDRSRFTEAAEASGGSVREALSLLSGDGLAVRNATSVLLDSLPDVDPKALHALGEKLQGDRGGALESFVSTVEDWVSDHATGRRQSTAVRLARLPEVWEKVRRAAVDADVYNLDRKTLVFRIFASLDEAVRP, from the coding sequence GTGAGCGAAGCGGCCCCCGAAGGCGACCGCTTCGGCACCGCCCCTGCGCCGCGGGAGCGCACGCGGCTCATCGGCCATGAGGAAGCGCAGACCATGGTGCGCGCCGCCTGGGACGCCGGCCGGCTGCCGCATGCGCTGCTGCTCGGCGGGGCGGAAGGCATCGGCAAGGCGACGCTCGCCTACACGATCGCCCGCTTCGTATTGTCCGGCGGCGCCGCACCGGCGCATTCGCTCACCGTTGACCCGTCCCACCCGGCCGCGCGGCAGGTGGCGGCGCTCTCCCATCCCGACCTTCTGGTGCTGCGGCGCGTGCCGAACGACAGCGGCAAGCTGCCCTCGATGATCCCGGCCGAGCAGGTGCGCAAGGTGCGCTCCTTCTTCGGCTCTACGGCGGCGCTGGGCGGCTGGCGGGTCTGCATCGTCGACACGCTCGACGAGATGAACGCGCAAGGCGCCAACGCGCTGCTGAAGACGCTGGAGGAACCCCCGAGCCGCTCGCTCTTCCTGCTGGTCAGCCACGCGCCGGGCCGGCTGTTGCCGACCATACGTTCGCGCTGCCGCATGGTGCCGCTGCGCGCGCTTACCGGCGAGGAGGTCGTCGCGGCGCTGGAGGACCTTGCCGACGTCCTGCCAGACCTCGACCGCTCCCGCTTCACCGAGGCGGCGGAAGCCTCCGGCGGCAGCGTTCGCGAGGCGCTGAGCCTGCTCTCCGGCGACGGGCTCGCCGTGCGCAACGCGACGAGCGTGCTGCTCGACAGCTTGCCCGATGTCGACCCGAAGGCACTGCACGCGCTCGGCGAGAAGCTGCAGGGCGACCGGGGAGGGGCGCTGGAAAGCTTCGTCTCGACCGTCGAGGACTGGGTCTCCGACCACGCCACCGGGCGGCGCCAGAGCACCGCCGTTCGCCTTGCACGGCTGCCGGAGGTGTGGGAGAAGGTTCGCCGCGCCGCGGTCGACGCCGACGTGTACAATCTCGACCGCAAGACCCTCGTCTTCCGGATCTTCGCGTCGCTCGACGAGGCCGTGCGCCCCTGA
- the metG gene encoding methionine--tRNA ligase yields MPQEPTVKPAFYITTAIDYPNGAPHIGHAYEKIAADALARFKKLDGYDVFFLTGTDEHGLKMAQTAEKQGLTPIEWATKNATRFKEMDALLGVDYDRFIRTTDEDHILSSQAIWQRMVEAGDIYLGAYSGWYSVRDEAYYAEDETTVNADGVRLGPQGTPVEWTEEKSYFFRLSAYQQKLLDYYDAHPDFIRPDVRRNEVTSFVRSGLQDLSISRTTFTWGIPVPGDEAHVMYVWVDALTNYITGVGYPDTDSASFKRFWPADLHIIGKDIIRFHAVYWPAFLMSAGIAPPKTVFAHGFIHNRGEKMSKSVGNVIDPFDLAKAYGVDALRYFLLREIPFGQDGSYSHEAIVARTNADLANDLGNLAQRSLSMIAKNLSGTLPSPGPLAPDDAEILASADAMGPKVREAMEAQQIHQALGVIWAVVADANRYFAASAPWELRKTDPERFGTVLWTTAEVIRQVALLAQPFVPTSAAKLLDLLDISSDARDFASLGGAGRLAGGTVLPAPAPVFPRYVEPEAASPA; encoded by the coding sequence GTGCCGCAGGAACCGACCGTGAAGCCCGCCTTCTACATCACCACCGCCATCGACTATCCCAACGGCGCGCCGCATATCGGCCACGCCTATGAGAAGATCGCCGCCGACGCCCTCGCCCGCTTCAAGAAGCTGGACGGCTACGACGTGTTCTTCCTCACCGGCACCGACGAGCACGGGCTGAAGATGGCGCAGACGGCCGAAAAGCAGGGCCTCACGCCGATCGAGTGGGCGACGAAGAATGCCACGCGCTTCAAGGAGATGGACGCGCTTCTTGGCGTGGATTACGACCGCTTCATCCGCACCACCGACGAGGACCACATCCTCTCCTCGCAGGCCATCTGGCAGCGCATGGTGGAGGCGGGCGATATCTATCTCGGCGCCTATTCCGGCTGGTATTCGGTGCGCGACGAGGCCTATTACGCCGAGGACGAGACCACGGTGAATGCCGACGGCGTGCGCCTCGGCCCGCAGGGCACGCCGGTCGAGTGGACCGAGGAGAAGAGCTATTTCTTCCGCCTCTCGGCCTATCAGCAGAAGCTGCTCGACTATTACGACGCGCACCCGGATTTCATCCGCCCGGACGTGCGTCGCAACGAGGTGACGAGCTTCGTCAGGAGCGGGCTGCAGGACCTCTCGATCAGCCGCACTACCTTCACCTGGGGCATCCCGGTGCCGGGCGACGAAGCGCATGTGATGTATGTGTGGGTCGATGCGCTCACCAACTACATCACCGGCGTCGGCTATCCCGATACGGACAGCGCGAGCTTCAAGCGCTTCTGGCCGGCAGACCTGCACATCATCGGCAAGGACATCATCCGCTTCCACGCGGTGTACTGGCCGGCCTTCCTGATGTCGGCGGGCATCGCGCCGCCCAAGACCGTCTTCGCCCACGGCTTCATCCATAACCGCGGGGAGAAGATGTCGAAGTCGGTCGGCAACGTCATTGATCCCTTCGACCTCGCCAAGGCCTATGGCGTCGACGCGCTGCGCTATTTCCTGCTGCGCGAGATCCCGTTCGGCCAGGACGGCTCCTACAGCCACGAGGCCATCGTCGCGCGCACCAATGCCGACCTCGCCAACGACCTCGGCAACCTCGCCCAGCGCTCGCTGTCGATGATCGCCAAGAACCTCAGTGGCACGCTGCCGTCGCCCGGCCCATTGGCGCCGGATGACGCGGAAATCCTCGCCTCGGCCGATGCCATGGGGCCTAAGGTGCGCGAGGCGATGGAGGCGCAGCAGATCCACCAGGCGCTCGGCGTGATCTGGGCGGTGGTGGCGGACGCCAACCGCTACTTCGCCGCGAGCGCGCCCTGGGAATTGCGCAAGACCGATCCCGAGCGCTTCGGCACCGTGCTGTGGACCACCGCCGAGGTGATCCGCCAGGTGGCGCTGCTGGCGCAACCCTTCGTGCCGACAAGCGCAGCCAAGCTGCTGGACCTGCTCGATATTTCCTCCGACGCGCGCGACTTCGCCAGCCTCGGCGGGGCCGGGCGCTTGGCCGGCGGCACCGTGCTGCCTGCACCGGCGCCGGTGTTCCCCCGCTATGTCGAGCCCGAGGCGGCGAGCCCGGCATGA
- a CDS encoding TatD family hydrolase codes for MIVDSHCHLDFPDFAAELDAVVERARAAGVGRMVTIGTRIRRAGEVRAIAARFGDVFCSVGTHPHNAGEEADITLDELLSEADHPKVVAIGEAGLDYHYDLGPREAQRAGFLRHIEASRRTGLPLVIHAREADDDVAAILEDESGKGAFPFVLHCFTGSADLARRAVALGGYVSFSGILTYKSAASLREIAAELPAERLLVETDAPYLAPGPWRGKRNEPSYVVETARILAETRGVTPDEIAARTTENFFRLFSRAS; via the coding sequence ATGATCGTCGACAGCCATTGCCATCTCGACTTCCCGGACTTCGCCGCGGAGCTCGATGCCGTCGTCGAGCGGGCCCGCGCGGCCGGCGTCGGCCGGATGGTGACCATCGGCACGCGCATTCGCCGGGCGGGCGAGGTGAGGGCGATCGCCGCGCGCTTCGGCGACGTGTTCTGCTCGGTCGGCACCCATCCGCACAATGCCGGCGAGGAAGCCGACATCACGCTCGACGAGTTACTGAGCGAAGCTGACCATCCCAAGGTCGTCGCCATCGGCGAGGCGGGACTCGACTATCACTACGACCTCGGTCCGCGCGAGGCGCAGCGCGCCGGCTTCCTCAGGCATATCGAGGCGTCCCGGCGCACCGGCCTGCCGCTGGTCATCCACGCCCGCGAGGCCGACGACGACGTCGCCGCGATCCTCGAAGACGAGAGCGGGAAGGGCGCCTTCCCCTTCGTGCTGCACTGCTTCACCGGCAGCGCCGACCTCGCCCGCCGTGCCGTGGCGCTGGGCGGCTATGTGTCCTTCTCCGGTATCCTCACCTACAAATCGGCCGCCTCGCTGCGCGAGATCGCGGCCGAATTGCCGGCCGAGCGGCTGCTGGTGGAGACCGACGCGCCTTATCTCGCGCCGGGCCCCTGGCGCGGCAAGCGCAACGAGCCTTCCTATGTGGTCGAGACCGCCCGTATACTGGCGGAAACTCGCGGCGTGACGCCGGACGAGATCGCCGCGCGCACCACCGAAAACTTCTTCCGCCTGTTCTCCCGCGCATCCTGA
- a CDS encoding MBL fold metallo-hydrolase, with product MAFTFTILGCGSSGGVPRVGQGWGACDPKEPRNRRRRCSMLVERFEDGGDKPTRVLIDTSPDLREQLIDAEVDRLDAVLFTHEHADHTHGIDDLRPLTIMHRRRIDVHLDAETSALLHTRFGYCFETPPGSDYPPILNEHRFQAGDTIRVNGPAGPIEAQAFRQYHGSIISYGFRIGDLAYSSDLHDLPAESLPYLEDLDVWIVDALRITPHPTHFSLSEALAWIERMKPRRAVLTNLHTDLDYDRLMRDLPEGVTAAYDGMKITL from the coding sequence ATGGCGTTCACCTTCACCATTCTCGGCTGCGGTTCCTCGGGCGGGGTGCCGCGCGTCGGGCAGGGCTGGGGCGCCTGCGACCCGAAGGAGCCGCGCAACCGCCGCCGGCGCTGTTCCATGCTGGTGGAGCGCTTCGAGGACGGCGGGGACAAACCGACCCGGGTGCTGATCGACACCTCACCGGATTTGCGCGAGCAGTTGATCGACGCCGAGGTCGACCGGCTCGACGCCGTGCTGTTCACCCATGAGCATGCCGACCACACCCACGGCATCGACGACCTGCGCCCGCTGACCATCATGCACCGCCGGCGCATCGACGTTCATCTCGACGCCGAGACCTCGGCACTGCTGCACACGCGCTTCGGCTACTGCTTCGAGACACCGCCCGGCAGCGACTATCCGCCGATCCTCAACGAACACCGCTTCCAGGCCGGCGATACCATCCGCGTCAATGGGCCGGCCGGGCCGATCGAGGCGCAGGCCTTCCGGCAATATCACGGCTCGATCATCTCCTACGGCTTCCGCATCGGCGACCTCGCTTATTCGAGCGACCTGCACGACCTGCCGGCGGAGAGCCTGCCTTATCTCGAAGACCTCGACGTCTGGATCGTCGACGCGCTGCGCATCACGCCGCATCCGACGCATTTTTCGCTGAGCGAGGCGCTGGCCTGGATCGAGCGGATGAAGCCGCGCCGCGCCGTGCTGACCAACCTGCACACCGATCTCGACTACGACAGGCTGATGCGCGACCTGCCGGAAGGCGTGACCGCCGCCTATGACGGCATGAAAATCACGCTCTGA
- the mazG gene encoding nucleoside triphosphate pyrophosphohydrolase: MTPSRDISRLLEIMAALRTPVTGCPWDLKQDFASIAPYTIEEAYEVADAIARGDLDDLCYELGDLLLQVVFHARMAQEQGAFDFGDVVNAVTTKMVRRHPHVFGDARGRDVAAVNAAWEAIKAEEKAERVERRRRHGLPPEPEQGRTLDGVPAGAPALTRAVKLQNKAAKVGFDWPHVRLVLDKIREEIAEVEAEIDSGDREAAAGEVGDLLFALANLARHLDVDPEAALRGTNEKFVRRFAHIEDTLAENGRRPADASLDEMEALWQAAKTVAPKE, translated from the coding sequence GTGACGCCCTCCCGCGACATCTCCCGCCTCCTCGAGATCATGGCGGCGCTGCGCACGCCGGTCACCGGCTGCCCCTGGGACCTGAAGCAGGACTTCGCCTCCATCGCGCCCTACACCATCGAGGAAGCCTATGAGGTGGCGGACGCCATCGCCCGCGGCGACCTCGACGATCTGTGCTACGAACTCGGCGACCTGCTGTTGCAGGTCGTGTTCCACGCGAGGATGGCGCAGGAGCAAGGCGCCTTCGATTTCGGCGACGTGGTGAATGCCGTCACCACCAAGATGGTCCGCCGGCATCCCCATGTGTTCGGCGATGCGCGCGGGCGCGACGTGGCGGCGGTGAATGCCGCCTGGGAGGCGATCAAGGCCGAGGAGAAGGCCGAGCGCGTCGAGCGCCGTCGCCGGCACGGCCTGCCGCCCGAGCCGGAGCAGGGCCGTACGCTCGACGGCGTGCCGGCCGGGGCGCCCGCCCTCACCCGCGCGGTGAAGCTGCAGAACAAGGCGGCCAAGGTCGGCTTCGACTGGCCGCATGTCCGGCTGGTCCTGGACAAGATCCGCGAGGAGATCGCCGAGGTCGAGGCGGAAATCGATTCCGGCGACCGCGAGGCTGCGGCCGGCGAGGTCGGCGACCTGCTCTTCGCGCTGGCCAACCTCGCGCGGCATCTCGACGTCGACCCGGAAGCCGCGCTGCGCGGCACCAACGAGAAATTCGTCCGCCGCTTCGCCCATATCGAGGACACGCTCGCCGAGAATGGCCGCCGCCCGGCGGATGCCAGCCTCGACGAGATGGAGGCGCTCTGGCAGGCGGCGAAGACGGTGGCCCCGAAGGAGTAG